CGCCTTCGGCCCCTACTACTTCGTCGCGGCCATCGCCCTCGCCTTCGTCATTTCCGCCCTGCTCGGTGCCCTCGTCGAATGGCTGATGATCCGCCATCTCTACCGAAGACCTCTCGACACGCTCCTCGCCACCTGGGGTCTCAGCCTCATCCTCCAGCAATCCTACCGCTCGCTCTTCGGAGCCCGCGAAGTCACCCCCACGCTGCCGGAATGGCTGATGGGTTCGTTCGCCATCAAGGAAGGCTTGGACATTCCCATCAACGGCGTCTTCGTCCTCGGGCTTTCCATCATCGTCACCGCCTTCCTCATCCTCTTCCTCTTCCGCTCCGGCTTCGGCCTCCGCCTTCGCGCCACCGTCCAGAACCGCCGCATGAGCGGCGCCGTCGGCATCAACACCGGCAAGGTGGACCGCCTCGCTTTTGCCCTCGGCTGTGGCATCGCCGGCATCGCCGGTGCCGCCTTCACCACCATCGGCTCCACCGGCCCGGACAGCGGCAGCCGCTACATCGTGGACGCTTTCCTGGTCGTCGTCTCCGGCGGGACCGCAAGTCTCCTCGGATGCCTTGCCTCCGCCTTCGGGATCGCCCAGGCCCAGTCCATCCTCGAGTTCTTCCTTGATGGCACCAAAGGAAAAGTCGCCACCCTGCTCGTCATCGTTCTCGCCCTGATGATCCGCCCCCAAGGTCTTTTCCCCAGCAAGGTCCGCGGCCACTGAGACGGTCAATCCCCACATCCCCACATCCATGCCACTCCTCCTGAGAACCGTCTTCAAGACCCGCGGCGAAGCCATCGCGTTCGGTGCGCTCCTCCTCCTCATCCTCGTCATATTTCCCATCTTCCTCCCCGTCTTCCGCCTCAATCTCGTCGGGAAATATCTCACCTTCGGCTTCGTCGCCGTCGGGCTCGTGCTGCTCTGGGGGCGCTGCGGCATCCTCAGCCTCGGCCAAGGCGTCTTCTTCGGGCTCGGCGGCTACTGCATGGCCATGTTCCTCAAGCTGGAAGCCTCCGATCCCGTCACCACCTCGATCCAGTCCACCCCCGGCATCCCGGACTTCATGGACTGGAACCAGCTCACCGCCCTCCCCACCTTCTGGGAACCGTTCAAAAGCCTGCCTTTCACCATCTTCGCCGTCTTCTTCGTCCCCGCCGCCGTCGCTTTCATCATCGGCTGGGCACTCTTCAAGCGCCGCGTCGGCGGGGTTTACTTTGC
The window above is part of the Akkermansiaceae bacterium genome. Proteins encoded here:
- the urtB gene encoding urea ABC transporter permease subunit UrtB, which gives rise to MGEYTNEELQSILIMQGFSGLSLFSVLLLMGLGLALIFGQMGVINMAHGEFMALGAYTVYYCSTLTEKFAPAFGPYYFVAAIALAFVISALLGALVEWLMIRHLYRRPLDTLLATWGLSLILQQSYRSLFGAREVTPTLPEWLMGSFAIKEGLDIPINGVFVLGLSIIVTAFLILFLFRSGFGLRLRATVQNRRMSGAVGINTGKVDRLAFALGCGIAGIAGAAFTTIGSTGPDSGSRYIVDAFLVVVSGGTASLLGCLASAFGIAQAQSILEFFLDGTKGKVATLLVIVLALMIRPQGLFPSKVRGH